Part of the Lysobacter enzymogenes genome is shown below.
TGCTGCTGGCCTTGCGCCGGCGGCTACGCGAAGCCGGCGCGTTCGGCGCAGGCGGCAACGGTCCGGACCTGAGCCAACTGCTCGACCTGGTCGCGGTCGGCACCGTCGCCGACCTGGTGCCGCTCGACGCCAACAACCGCGCCCTGGTCGCCGCCGGCCTGCGCCGCTTGCGCGCCGGGCAGGGCGGCGCCGGCCTGCGCGCGCTGATCGAAGTCTCCAACCGCGACCACCGCCGGCTCACCGCCGCCGACATCGGCTACGCGCTGGCGCCGCGGCTCAACGCGGCCGGGCGCCTGGAAGACATGGCGCTCGGCATCGAGTGCCTGCTGACCGAAAACCCGGCGCAGGCGCGCGACATCGCCGCCACGCTCAACGACATCAACGCCGAGCGCCGCGCGGTGCAGCAGCAGATGACCGACGAAGCCGAGCGCGCGTTCGCGCGCGTGGCCTTCGACCCGGCCGCCGCGCCGCTGGCGCCGTGCCTGTTCGATCCGGACTGGCATCCCGGCGTGGTCGGCCTGGTCGCGTCGAAGATGAAGGAACGCCTGCACCGTCCGGTCGTCGCGTTCGCCCCGGGCGAGCCCGGCAGCGCGCAATTGCGCGGTTCGGCGCGTTCGATTCCCGGCTTCCACATCCGCGACGCGCTGGCCGATGTGGCCGCGCGCCATCCCGGCTTGATCGAACGCTTCGGCGGCCACGCGATGGCCGCCGGCCTGTCGCTGCACCGCGACGCGTTCGAACCGTTCCGCGACGCGTTCGACGCGGTCGCGCGCGCGGCGCTGACGCCGGAGCTGCTGCAGGCCGACGTGCTCAGCGACGGCGCCTTGCTGCCGGCCGAGTTCGACCGCCGCCACGCCGAATCGCTGCGCGACGGCGGGCCGTGGGGGCAGGGCTTCGCCGAGCCGCAGTTCGACGGCGAGTTCGAAGTGCTGGCGTGGCGGGTGGTCGGCGAGCGCCATCTCAAGCTCGAACTGGGCTGCGAAGGGCGGCGTCTGAACGCCATCGAGTTCGGCGGCTGGGACGGCAATCAGCCGCCGTCGTGGGTGCGCATCGCTTATCGCCTGGAGCCCGACGATTACCGCGGCGGCGATGCGGTGCAGTTGGTCGTGGTGCATCGGGAAGCGCTGTAGACGACGCGCAGGGAGGCGGCATGGCCGAATCGTTCGACCGACAGCTAGCGCGCGATGCGCTGACCCATCTGTTGCGCCACGGTTTGATCGAAATCCGCCTGCGCGCATCGGCGCCGCGGCGCGGCCGGCGCCTGCAGGCCGCGCTGGAGGAGTGGGCCGAGCTGTGCCACGGGATTCCGGCGATCCTGCTGAGCGACTGCGACGAGCGCGCCCTGCGCTGGTTCGTCGAGCGGCACGGCGCCGAGTTCGTGCGGCGCTACCCGAGCCGGGACAACGGCGCGTTTGCGGCCGTGCAAGCGCTGCTGGGCGAGCTGGCGGCGCTGCTGCCGCAAGAGCGGGAGTGATGCCCGCATTCGCGCCTGCCTGAATCGCTGGCCGCCCGCGTTGTCATACGCGCGAAACACAGGCCGCCCCTGCGGCGCTGCGCGCCGAGATTCGAATCCCGGCGCGGTTTTTTCGGCTTTTGAGCCGCGCTCCTACGCCGCGGCTTGTTGAACCGTTCGCTAACGATATGTGCCGGCGGTAGCGCCGTCGCGACGCAGTTCGCGACGAACGGGGAGGCCCCCGGCTAGACTGGCCGGCACTCTTCCCCCGGAGTTTTTCAGCATGTGTGGAATCGTAGGCGCGATCGCCGATCGCGATGTGGTGCCGGTTCTGATCGAAGGCTTGAAGCGATTGGAGTACCGCGGTTACGACTCGGCCGGCATCGCCGTGTTCGACGGACAGTCGCTGCGCCGGGTGCGGCGCACCGGGCGCGTGGCGGAGATGGAATCGGCGGCGCAGTCGGAACGCTTCAGCGCGCAGGTCGGCATCGGCCACACCCGTTGGGCCACGCATGGCGGCGTGACCGAGGCCAATGCGCATCCGCACATCAGCTTCGGCGAACTGGCGGTGGTGCACAACGGCATCATCGAGAACCACGACGAGCAGCGCGAGCGTCTGCGCGCGGCTGGGTATGCGTTCGAATCGCAGACCGACACCGAAGTCATCGCTCACCTGATCCATTCGCATCTCCAACAAGGTCACGACCTGCTGGCGGCGGTGCAGGCGGCGGTGCGCGAGCTGGTCGGCGCGTACGCGATCGCGGTGGTGAGCCTGAAGGAGCCCGGCCGCTTGATCGCCGCGCGCATGGGCTGCCCGCTGCTGGTCGGCCTCGGCGAGGGCGAGAACTTCGTCGCCAGCGACGTGTCGGCGATCGTGCAGGCCACGCGCCGGGTGATCTTCCTGGAAGAAGGCGACACCGCCGAAGTCACCCGCGCCGCGGTGCGGGTGTTCGACGCGCACGGCGCGGCGATCGAGCGCGAGGTGCATCTTTCGGACGTGTCGCTGGCGTCGCTGGAGCTGGGCCCGTACCGGCACTTCATGCAGAAGGAAATCCACGAGCAGCCGCGCGCGATCGCCGACACGATCGAGGCGGTGATGGACAACAACGGCTTCAGCGCCGAATTGTTCGGCGCCGATGCGGCAGCGGTGCTGGCCGACGTCGAAGGCGTGCAGATCCTGGCCTGCGGCACCAGCTATTACGCCGGCCTGACCGCGCGCTACTGGATCGAAGCCATCGCCGGGCTGCCGTGCCAGGTCGAGATCGCCAGCGAATACCGCTACCGCGCGGCGGTGGCGAACCCGAAGCAGCTGATCGTGACGATTTCGCAGTCGGGCGAAACCCTCGACACGATGGAAGCGCTGAAGTACGCCAAATCGCTCGGCCACGACAAGACCCTGTCGATCTGCAACGTGCCCGAGAGCGCGATCCCGCGCGCGAGCAAGCTGGTGTACTACACCCGCGCCGGCGCCGAGATCGGCGTGGCCTCGACCAAGGCGTTCACGACCCAGCTGGTCGCGCTGTTCACCCTGACCGCGACCCTGGCCAAGCTGCGCGGCGCGCTGAGCGCGGAACAAGAAGCCGAGTACGTCGACGCGCTGCGCCACCTGCCGGGCAGCGTGCAGCACGCGCTGAACCTGGAGCCGCAGGTGGCCGGCTGGGCCGAGCGCTTCGCGCCGAAGCACCACGCGCTGTTCCTGGGCCGCGGCGTGCATTACCCGATCGCGCTGGAAGGCGCGCTCAAGCTCAAGGAAATCTCGTACATCCACGCCGAAGCGTATCCGGCCGGCGAGCTCAAGCACGGCCCGCTGGCGCTGGTGGACGCGGCGATGCCGGTGGTGGTGATCGCGCCGAACGACAAGCTGCTGGAGAAGGTGAAGTCGAACATCCAGGAAGTGCGCGCGCGCGGCGGCGAGATGTTCGTGTTCGCCGACCTGGACAGCCACTTCGGCGAATCCGAGCAGGTGCACGTGATCCGCACGCCGCGCCACGTCGGCGTGCTGTCGCCGGTGGTGCATGCGATTCCGGTGCAGCTGCTGGCGTATCACGCGGCGTTGGCGCGCGGGACGGATGTCGACAAGCCGCGCAATCTGGCCAAGGCGGTGACGGTGGAGTAGGCCGCGCGCGTCGCGGCGCCTGAGGCGCAGGCGAATCGCTCACCGCAAGGGTTCCGGCGCGTGCCGGAACCCTTTTGTTTTGCGCGTCGCCCGCCCGTCGCCGCCGGCCGGTGGCGCGGTTCGCCGAAGCGATGCCGCGGCTATGCTGGCGCCGTACCCGCTCCGCCGCGGAGACGGGGCGCCCAGGAGATCGCCGGATGTCGTCTTACAACTGCGTCATGCCGGTCGATTGGCGACGGCTGTGGGGCGAACTCGTTCCCGCGTGGCTGGAGTTGCTGGCCGGGCGGATCGGGTCGATGGCCTTCCGTGCGCGGTATCTTCCGCACGGCAGCGAGTACCCGGAACCGATCGATCCGCAGGAAAGCTATGGCGTGCCCGCACGGTATCTGGCGCTGTTCGCGCAGCGCCCGCTGTCGCCGCCGTACGTGAGCGAAGAACTGCGGGCGTCGTGGGGCCGGGAGCCCATGCGCTGGCAGCTGCCGGCCGAGGTAAGCGAGTTTCTGTTGCTGGATGCGATCCGCCAGAGCGCGGCGGTCGATCTGCCGGGCGAGGACCGGTACGCCAGCGATATCCATGCCGTGTCGACCTACCACGGCGGCCGCAAGCAAGTGGCCGGCGTCAAGAATCTGTTCCCCTTCGTCAGGAGCGCGTACGAGCTGGACTGGCAGCGGGAGAAAACGCTCTATGAGTGCGTGCGTCGGCCGGGTGCAGGCCGCGAGCGCTTGTTCGAGTTGCTGGAGGACTTGTTGCTTTACCGACGGACCTTGCCCGGCGACCACATCGCCCTGCAATCGCCGAGTTGGCCCGCGCACGACTATTTGTCGTACGCAGGCTATCTGGCTCCGGCCGAGGTCGCCGAGCTCGACCTCGAGCTGCAGGGTTGGCAGTCGGCGGACAACGAGGGAGACCTGTCGCTCGCCCTGTTCGCGGATCGGGTCGGCCGCTCCGCCGACGCCGGCTATGGCCTGTTGACGATCCATGCGGGGTGGTAAGCGCGTCGTCGCCACGCCGCGCGGGCGCTGACGCGAGCCGCTCGACGGCGGCGACGAACAGCCTCGGCCCGGTTCGCGATTTACTCGCGTCGCGGGCCCACGCAACGGCGGGTTTATCGTCCGCACTGCAACGATGGCATTCGAGAGGCAGCCGATTCGCCCGCCGCGGACTCTGCGGATATTCACTCGCGCCGCGTATCGCAGGTCTCGGCGATATGCAGCGACGCCGGCGCGGATGGGCGCCAGTCACCGCAGAGACGTGAGCTGCCGCAATCGCGTTCGGTAACTGCGTCAAACAAATGAGCTCCCCGCGCGCGAAAATGCAGTTAGATCACATTTGTTCAGGCACGCGCGAGATTTATTGGTTTATCGTCTGCGCCAGTTCCGGCACAAGCGTTCTATATGCGCCGGAACCGTCAGATGACGATCGCGCCCGCATGGCGTTCGCATCGACGCGCGTTACTGTCACTTAGCCGACGTAAGCTGCGATCCGCGACACCGCGCGACCGGCAGCAGACGATCCGGTGGCGGTGGACGCCCAGGGGGAAATCCCGGAATCCGACAATAGTGTGATGCGATTCGCGCATCACGGGGCGGAGCCTGCCCGGGATCAACGCCGAAGCCGTCGCATTCGCGGCGGCGTTGCAGTTCCGCAACAAATCCCACCCGCAAACCCGGCGCGGCGCCCGATCCTATCAGGCGTCGCGGCGCGCAGTATTCCGCAGTATTCAGACCATTTTTTGTTATCGATGCCAGTTATCGATAGCAATGGCTTCGCCGTGCCTGCGTCTTTTAATCCCCGATTTAGTGGGATTTTCGCCGCCGGTTTTCGCGCGGTTCGAAGGGTATCCGCCCGGCACGATCCGCCCGCCGCAACGCGCGGCCGCGGCCCGCAACGCCTCCGATGTTCCGCTTCGCGCCGGCCCTCGCGGTCGCCGCCGCCACTGCCCGTCCGACATGCTCACTCACGAACAGCTGATCGAACGCACCGAGTCCTACCTCAAGTCCCTGATCGCCGAAGCCGCCGACGGCAACCGCGATGTGGACGTCGCTGCGCCGTTCGGCGAGCTGGGCATCGACTCGTTCCGCGTGCTCAAGATCATCAAGGCGCTGGAAGCGGACTTCGGCACGCTGCCGAAGACCTTGCTGTTCGAGCACTTCAACATCGAATCGCTGGCGCGCTATTTCGCCGACAAGCATGCGCCCACCGTCGCGACCCGACTCGCCGGCGCGGATGCGGCGCCGGCGCCGGCGCCGGCCGCCGCCGCGCCGCGCGCGCCTGCGCCTGTCGCCGTTGTCGCCGCCGCCGCGCCGCCGCGCGGGCCCGAGCCGGCGCGCCTGCTCGAAGCGCATCTGCCGCAGCATCCGCAGCTCGAAGCGCGAGTCGGCGAGTTGTTCGCCGCGCACAAGAACGAAGGCTGCGTCTCGCGCGGCACCCGCAACATCGCGCCGAATCTGTTCGTCGGCAGCGCGCAGGCAGGCTATTTCAACTACGCGCGCAGCGGAAATACCGTACTGGTATATGCATATACCGGCCCGGAAGCGTATTTCGACGAAATCGCCGGAGAAATGAGCGCCTACTGCGCCGGACGCGGCTTCCACCTCAACCTGTTCATCGACCGGCCGCTGGATCGCGTCGCCGGCGCGGCATTCACCGCCACCCCGTTCGGCGCGCTGCAGCGCGTGCACGGGCTGCAGCAGTTCAGCCTGGAAGGCAGCGCGATGAAGCGGCTGCGCTACCAGCTGTCGAAGTTCGAAAAGAGCGGCGAGTGCCGCACCGTCGAGTACGCCTGCGGCAGCGACGCTGCGACCGACCGCGAGATCGCCGCGGTCATCGACCGCTGGTGCGACGGCAAGACCATGGTCAATCCGCTGATCCACCTGGTCCGCGAGGAAATCCTCGCCGGCAAGCTGCATCCGCAGCACCGCCTGTTCCTGACCTACCTGGACGGCGTGTTGCAGAACGCGATCCTGATCTCGCGCATGTGCGACGCGCTCAACGGCTATCTGATGGACCTGGAGTTCTACCCGCGCGAGATGCCGCTGGGCGGGCTGGAATACGCCATCGTCAACATCATGCGCGCGCTGCGCGAGGAAGGCTGCGATCTGTTGAGCCTCGGCGGCACCTACGGCTGCCGCCTGGAGACTTCGGACAACGCCGACCCGGAGGTCGACCGCATCCTCGACGACCTGCATCGCCAGGGCATCTTCAACGACGAAGGCAATCTGCAGTTCAAGAACAAGTTCCGCCCGGAAAACCGCACGATCTTCCTGTGCCGACCGGCCGACGGCGGCGCCAACGACAACGTGCTCGATCTGATCATGATGATCGCCGATCCGGCGCGCGCGACCTCGGAGGAGGGCAATCACACTCATCTGGGCGACGGTACGGTGGCCGCGACGGCCGCTGCCGCCGCTGCGCCGGCTGCGGTCGCCGCGCCGGTCGCCGCCGCAGTCGTCGCCGACGACGCCGCGGCCGTGTGCATCGACGGCCTGCCGCGCTCCGCCGCGCTCGCGCGCAGCGGCTTCAATCCGCTCAACCTGATCGCCGGCGAAGTCGAGTTCGATCTCAAGACCGACTCCTGGGCGCAACTGGACACCGACTACGTGCAGCGGCAGATGAGCCAGTTGCGCGCGCAATGGCCGCAGACCGCCGATCCGATCGCGCAACTGGCCGATATCTTCGGTTTCGAGCACTGCCTGCTGACCGAATCCGGCCGCGCCGCCGAAGCGCTGCTGTGCAAGGCCTGGCCGCGCCGCGGCGTGGTCCTGCAGAACCTGCTGTTCCCCTCGGGCATCTTCCATCAGATCGACCAGGGCTTCGTCCCGCGCGAGATCCCGCATCCGCAGGCCTTGCAGCCGCAGTCCGACGAGCCGTACAAGGCCAACCTGGACCTGCCGGCCCTGCGCGCGCAGCTGGACGCGAACGCCGGCGATATCGCTTTCGTCTGCATCGAAGTCTGCGACAACGCCAGCGGCGGCCATCCGGTCTCGCTGGCGCATCTGCGCGAGGTCAAAGCCTTGCTGCGCGAGCGCGGCATCGCCCTGGTCGTCGATGCGACGCGCATGCTCGAGAACGCGCAGTACCTGATCGAACACGAAGCCGAACACGCCGGGCAGGACGTGTGGAGCGTGGCGCGCCAGATCCTGGACTGCGCCGACGCGGTCACCGCGGCCTTGGCCAAGGACTTCGGCATCGACACCGGCGGCGTGGTCGCGGTGCGCGACGCGGCTGTGTCCGCGCGCCTGCGCGAGCTGTGCGCGCAGGACGGCGGCGGCCTGGACGCGCTGGAAAAGCGTACGGTCGCGCTGGCGTTGTCGCAGCGCGCGCAGACCCAGGCGCGGGTGCGCCGGCGCATGCAGGCCGCGCGCCAGGTCTGGAGCGCGCTGCGCGAGCAGGGCGTCCCCGTGGTCGCGCCGGCCGGCGCGCATTGCGTGCTGATCGAGGTCAAGCGCCTGCCGCAGTTCGCCGGCTTCGCCCATCCGGTCGCCTCGTTCCTGGCTTGGCTGTACCTGCAGACCGGCGTTCGCGCCGGCGCGCACAGCGTCGGCATGCAGAAGGGCACGGCGATCAACGATCTGGTCCGGCTGGCGATTCCGCACGGTTTGAGCCAGGCCCAGGTCGGCGAGCTGTGTTCGCGCCTGCGCAGCGCGTTCGCGCAACCCAGCAATATTCCCGAGATCGCGCCGCTCGACGAGCGCCCCGGCGATCTGCACGGCCGTTACGCGCTGCTGCGCTATCACCTTCCCTCGGCCGGTCTGGTCGCGGCGGAAACGCGCCCCGCCGCGGTCGCGACGTCGGCCGTGCCCGTACCGTCCGCCGCGAACGCCGCGCTCGAACCGATGCGCGCGGACTGCGGCGATTTGGCCATCGTCGGCATGGCCGGCCGCTACCCCAAGGCCGATTCGCTGGCCCAGTTCTGGGACAACCTGCGCCAGGGCCGCGACTGCATCGGCGACCTGCCGGCCGAACGCCTGGCCCGGCGCGCGCGCGGCGCAGGGCTGCGCGAATACCGCGGCGGCTTCATCGACGCGGTCGACAGGTTCGATTCGCTGTTCTTCAACATCTCGCCACGCGAAGCGGAAATGCTCGATCCGCAGGAACGGCTGTTCCTGGAAGTGGCCTGGGAGGCGATCGAAGACGCCGGCTATTACCCGGAGATCCTCGGCGGCGACGACGGCCGCCGCGACGTCGGCGTGTTCGTCGGCGCGGTCTGGGCGATGTACCAGATCCTCGGCGTGGAGGAGAAGCTCGCCGGCCACGGCGTCAATCCCAACTCGTTCCTGTGGAGCATCGCCAACCGCGTTTCGTACTGGATGAACCTGCGCGGCCCGAGCCTGACCGTCGATACGGCCTGCTCGTCGAGCCTGACCGCGCTGCATCTGGCCTGCGAGGCGATCCGCAACGGCGACTGCCGCAGCGCGATCGTCGGCGGCGTCAACCTCGACCTGCACCAGCACAAGTTCGACATCAACTGGGCCGGCGGCGCCTTGTCGCCCGACGGCCTGTGCCGCACCTTCGGCGCCGGCGCCAACGGTTACGTGGCGGGCGAGGGCATCGGCGCGATCTTCATCAAGCCCTTGCGCGATGCGCTGCGCGACCGCGACCAGGTCTACGGCGTGATCAAGGGCGTCAGCGTCAACCACGGCGGCCGCACCAGCGGCTACACCGTGCCGAATCCGAAGGCGCAGGGCGAACTGGTCGCCGCGGCGCTGGCGCGCGCCGGCGTCGAGCCGGCCAGCATCGGCTACATCGAAGCGCACGGCACCGGCACCGAACTCGGCGATCCGGTCGAGATCGCCGGCCTCGACTACGCCTTCGGCGCCGACGCGGTCGCGCGCCAGTCGTGTCCGATCGGTTCGGTCAAGACCAATATCGGTCATCTTGAAGCGGCGGCCGGCCTGGTCGGCGTCAGCAAGGTGCTGTTGCAGATGAAGCACCGCGAGCTGGTGCCGTCGCTGCATTCGGCTGAGCTCAATCCGTACATCGACTTCGCCGGCTCCGCGTTCTACGTGCAGCAGGAGCTGCAAGCCTGGCAGCCGCAGCGCGTCGGCGAGCGCACGCTGCCGCTGCGCGCGGGCGTCAGCTCGTTCGGCGCCGGCGGCGCCAACGCGCATGTGGTGCTGGAACAGTATCTGGCCGAATCCGAGGAGCCGGCGCCGGCGGGCGATGCCGGCTTGCTGCTGTTCCCGCTGTCGGCGCGCAACCCCGAACAACTGCGCGAGATGGCCGCGCGCCTGCACGCGCACCTGCAGCGCGACGCGGCCGCGCCGCGCCTGGGCGACATCGCCTTCACCCTGCAGAACGGGCGCAAGTCGTTCGAGCACCGCCTGGTGGTGCTGGCCGCGAGCGCCGAACGCCTGCGCAGCGGCCTGGCCGCGTTCCTGGCCGCGACCGCCGACGCCGACGTGCTGACCGGCAACGCCAAGAACGCCGAAGGCATCACCAAGCTGCTGAGCCAGAAAGAGAAGGAACAGTTCGTCGAACTGCTGCGCGGCAGCCGCGACCCGCACAAGCTGGCGCAGCTGTGGCTGGACGGGCTGCTGTCGGATTGCCGCGGCTTCGGCCACGGCGGCCACCGGGTGTCGCTGCCGACCTATCCCTTCGCCGACAAGCGCCACTGGTTGGCCGGCGGCGACGCCGCCGCGCCGCTGCGCGCCGGCGCGCGCCTGCATCCCTTGCTCGACAGCAACGAGTCCACCTTCCAGCGCCAGCTGTTCAAGAAAACCTTCCGCGCCGACGAATTCGTGTTGCGCGATCATGTGGTGTCCGGCATCGCGACCTTGCCCGGCACGGCCTATCTGGACCCGGCGCGCAAGGCCGGCGAAATCGCCGCCGGCCGGCGCGTGCGCTGCATCCGCAACGTCACCTGGGCCAGCCCGCTGACGGTCGACGGCGCGGGCGCGACCGAGGCCTGGATCGAACTCAAGCCCAGCGGCGACAGCGCGCTGTTCGAGGTGTTCGGCGAAGACGGCAACGGCGGCAAGCGCCTGTACGCGCAAGGCCGTCTGGTCTACGCCGACGGCGACGAAACCGCGGCCGACGAATACATCGACCTCGCCGCGATCCGCGCGCGCTGCGCGCCGGTGGCGCGGGCCGATCAGGCTTATCCGCTGTTCGCCTCGGTCGGCATGCAGTACGGACCGAGCTTCCAGGTGTTGCGCGAAGTCGCCAAGAACGACGAAGAAGTGCTGGGCCTGCTCGAGCTGCCGCCGGTGCGCGGCGGCGACTTCGATCAATTCCAGCTGCACCCGTGTATGCTCGACGCCGCCATGCAGGCCGGCATCGCCGCCCAGCTCGGCGGCGGCCCGGGCGAGATGAAGGTGCCGTACTCGCTCGGTGAGGTGGAACTGCTGCATCCCTTGACCCGGGTCTGCTACAGCTACGTGACCCGCCAGCCCGGCGCGCGCGCCGGCGGCGTGTCGCGCGACGATGTCGCCATCGTCGACGAAAGCGGCAAGGTGCTGGCGCGTATCCGCGAGACGGTCGGCGTGCCGATCGCCAGCGTGCACGAGAAGCCCGCGGCGGCCGCGCCGGCGCAGGACGGCTTCGAGATGCTGCACTACGTACCGGCCTGGAACGCGGCGCCGCTCGCGCCGGCAGCCGCGCCGATGGCCGACTGGGTGTTGTTCGACCGCGACGCGCGCCTGCGCGACGCCTGCCTGCGCCGCGGCGTGCGCACCGCGCTGGTGCTGCCGGGCGAGGGGTTCCAGGACCGCGGCGAAGGCGTGTATTCGATCGATCCGGGCAATCCGGACGACTACCCGCGGTTGTTTGCGGCCTTGGCCGAGTCCGGCCTGGCGCTGGAGCGGATCTGCTACGGCTGGGGCGATGGCGAGGTCGAAGCCGACGCGCCGGATCACGGCAGCGCTGCGCTCGCCCAGGCGCTGGAGCGCGGCGTGTACGGCTTGCTCGGCGTGTGTCAGGCGCTGATCGAGCGCAAGCCCGCGGCGGCGCAACTGGTGTACCTGTATTCCGGCGCGGCCGACGGTCAGCAGCCGCACAACGAGGCGGTCGATGCGTTCGCGCGGACCCTGCAGCTGGAAAACCCGCGCTTCGCCTGCAAGACGCTGGCGCTGGGCGGGCAGGCGCGCGAGCCCGAGGCGCTGCTGGACCTGTTGTTCGCTGAATTCGCCGACGCCGAGCCGGCCGCGGCGGTGCGCTACCGCGACGGCGAGCGGCAGGTGCGCGGGCTGGCGAGCGTTTCGGCCGATGCCTCGCAGTCCGACAGCGAACTGGTGTTGAAGCACCACGGCGTCTATTTGATCACCGGCGGCGCCGGCGGCCTGGGGCTGATGTTCGCCGAGCATCTGGCGCGCCGCTGCCAGGCGCGGCTGGTGCTGACCGGCCGCTCGGCGCCGACGCCGCAGATGGATGCGCGCTTCGAGGAGCTGCGCGCAATCGGCGCGCAGGTGCTGTACGTGGCCGCGGACGTGTCGAACGCCGAGGATGCGCAGCGCACCATCGCGCAAGCCCGCGCCGAATTCGGCCGCATCGACGGCATCGTCCACGCCGCCGGCGTGCTGCGCGACTCGCTGCTGCGCAAGAAGACCCGCGCG
Proteins encoded:
- a CDS encoding SDR family NAD(P)-dependent oxidoreductase, with product MLTHEQLIERTESYLKSLIAEAADGNRDVDVAAPFGELGIDSFRVLKIIKALEADFGTLPKTLLFEHFNIESLARYFADKHAPTVATRLAGADAAPAPAPAAAAPRAPAPVAVVAAAAPPRGPEPARLLEAHLPQHPQLEARVGELFAAHKNEGCVSRGTRNIAPNLFVGSAQAGYFNYARSGNTVLVYAYTGPEAYFDEIAGEMSAYCAGRGFHLNLFIDRPLDRVAGAAFTATPFGALQRVHGLQQFSLEGSAMKRLRYQLSKFEKSGECRTVEYACGSDAATDREIAAVIDRWCDGKTMVNPLIHLVREEILAGKLHPQHRLFLTYLDGVLQNAILISRMCDALNGYLMDLEFYPREMPLGGLEYAIVNIMRALREEGCDLLSLGGTYGCRLETSDNADPEVDRILDDLHRQGIFNDEGNLQFKNKFRPENRTIFLCRPADGGANDNVLDLIMMIADPARATSEEGNHTHLGDGTVAATAAAAAAPAAVAAPVAAAVVADDAAAVCIDGLPRSAALARSGFNPLNLIAGEVEFDLKTDSWAQLDTDYVQRQMSQLRAQWPQTADPIAQLADIFGFEHCLLTESGRAAEALLCKAWPRRGVVLQNLLFPSGIFHQIDQGFVPREIPHPQALQPQSDEPYKANLDLPALRAQLDANAGDIAFVCIEVCDNASGGHPVSLAHLREVKALLRERGIALVVDATRMLENAQYLIEHEAEHAGQDVWSVARQILDCADAVTAALAKDFGIDTGGVVAVRDAAVSARLRELCAQDGGGLDALEKRTVALALSQRAQTQARVRRRMQAARQVWSALREQGVPVVAPAGAHCVLIEVKRLPQFAGFAHPVASFLAWLYLQTGVRAGAHSVGMQKGTAINDLVRLAIPHGLSQAQVGELCSRLRSAFAQPSNIPEIAPLDERPGDLHGRYALLRYHLPSAGLVAAETRPAAVATSAVPVPSAANAALEPMRADCGDLAIVGMAGRYPKADSLAQFWDNLRQGRDCIGDLPAERLARRARGAGLREYRGGFIDAVDRFDSLFFNISPREAEMLDPQERLFLEVAWEAIEDAGYYPEILGGDDGRRDVGVFVGAVWAMYQILGVEEKLAGHGVNPNSFLWSIANRVSYWMNLRGPSLTVDTACSSSLTALHLACEAIRNGDCRSAIVGGVNLDLHQHKFDINWAGGALSPDGLCRTFGAGANGYVAGEGIGAIFIKPLRDALRDRDQVYGVIKGVSVNHGGRTSGYTVPNPKAQGELVAAALARAGVEPASIGYIEAHGTGTELGDPVEIAGLDYAFGADAVARQSCPIGSVKTNIGHLEAAAGLVGVSKVLLQMKHRELVPSLHSAELNPYIDFAGSAFYVQQELQAWQPQRVGERTLPLRAGVSSFGAGGANAHVVLEQYLAESEEPAPAGDAGLLLFPLSARNPEQLREMAARLHAHLQRDAAAPRLGDIAFTLQNGRKSFEHRLVVLAASAERLRSGLAAFLAATADADVLTGNAKNAEGITKLLSQKEKEQFVELLRGSRDPHKLAQLWLDGLLSDCRGFGHGGHRVSLPTYPFADKRHWLAGGDAAAPLRAGARLHPLLDSNESTFQRQLFKKTFRADEFVLRDHVVSGIATLPGTAYLDPARKAGEIAAGRRVRCIRNVTWASPLTVDGAGATEAWIELKPSGDSALFEVFGEDGNGGKRLYAQGRLVYADGDETAADEYIDLAAIRARCAPVARADQAYPLFASVGMQYGPSFQVLREVAKNDEEVLGLLELPPVRGGDFDQFQLHPCMLDAAMQAGIAAQLGGGPGEMKVPYSLGEVELLHPLTRVCYSYVTRQPGARAGGVSRDDVAIVDESGKVLARIRETVGVPIASVHEKPAAAAPAQDGFEMLHYVPAWNAAPLAPAAAPMADWVLFDRDARLRDACLRRGVRTALVLPGEGFQDRGEGVYSIDPGNPDDYPRLFAALAESGLALERICYGWGDGEVEADAPDHGSAALAQALERGVYGLLGVCQALIERKPAAAQLVYLYSGAADGQQPHNEAVDAFARTLQLENPRFACKTLALGGQAREPEALLDLLFAEFADAEPAAAVRYRDGERQVRGLASVSADASQSDSELVLKHHGVYLITGGAGGLGLMFAEHLARRCQARLVLTGRSAPTPQMDARFEELRAIGAQVLYVAADVSNAEDAQRTIAQARAEFGRIDGIVHAAGVLRDSLLRKKTRAEMQAVFAPKLFGSLHLDALTRDQDLDFFVLFSSLAAVGGNAGQCDYAFANRYMDAFAARREQLRAGGQRRGRTLSLNWSLWAEGGMKLDEPTEAFFRKTLGIRPLATELGLQAFAHALRSDHAQVAVLDGVRAKIELAWGLTKKAPAAAVEAAPVAAPVSANGVQAAVVGRLTDIVTDLLKLPAEDLALDSVLLDLGFDSIGLATFANVINEAYGLDINPVLFFEYPSINAIAGALVAEHAQAVGKVHAVGNAAAAAAPQASKAAPAAVAAEPVAGIDKSGGERRAAAAPSTVSASIAFSRERRFIDEPIAIVGIAGVMPQSRDLSEFWQNLRDQRDLVSEVPRDRWRWEDVHGDPTKDKNKSYSKWGGFIRDVDCFDPLFFGITPREAEMMDPQQRIFIQTVWAAIEDAGHKVSDLSGTRTGLFVGVSAKDYIDVLAENASALDGYSASGNSHSILANRVSFLFNLRGPSAPLDTACSSSLIALHRAIESIHTGSSDMAIVGGVQVMLTPVAHISLSSAGMLSPDGKCKTFDKDANGYVRGEGAGAILIKRLSQAQADGNPIYAVIRSTAENHGGRVTNLTAPNPKAQAELLVEAYQKADVDPATVGYIECHGTGTSLGDPIEIQALKKSFADLYRQHGHAAPAQPHCGLSAVKTNIGHLEPAAGIASLLKVLLAMKHKQIPALLHFDQLNPYIDLSSSPFYIVDKTAPWDAPRAADGSALPRRAGVSSFGWGGANAHVVVEEYPLASRPAAAPHGPQLVLLSAKRGERLQAYAADWLEHLRQHPCDLADLAYTSQVGRDAMDERLALVADSFEQVLAQLQAFVDGSTEVAGLHRGRIARRREDLLAAAVDADTATPAQLAQAWILGHEIDWARLHAGAGRRRLSLPSYPFAQERYWIEIAPAREETRASASVTELHAPEVGSVLAQPVWQAAVQTADTGEAVQQREVILCGLERFDLERLRSSLPAGAQAARMELPHGDDPAQRYRAAALACFERLQAWMQRKPQAPVLLQIVADGEGGDALMAGLSGLLRSARLENPRVLGQLVQLDADGDESLTAQRLIACGALRSEAHVVYAQGRAQVQRWREAPAAEAAPVAFRDRGVYLVTGGLGGLGQVFARDILRQSPTARVVLSGRGELDERQRAGLEQLAADLSVGSGQLIYRKLDLADAAAVETLVAELIERHGGLNGVLHSAGMTRDSLIVNKTAADFASVLEPKVLGTAHLDRATAAVDLDFFVLFSSVSGALGNAGQADYATANAFMDRFAHYRNAQVDAGARRGRTVSLNWPLWEEGGMQLDANARAWLLKTSGMLPMRTASGVQALHRALDLHAGQVLVMEGQVERLRRFLVPGPGQGGATAASKPAAAHAERLKQLILADLRGFQAKGN